Below is a window of Chryseobacterium arthrosphaerae DNA.
CCAGTGATCAAATGTAAGCAGTAAATTTTTCTTTTTCTCTGCAGTGTTTAAAATGGAATATAAAATATCAAAAATGGAATATATTTTATTGGTGAACTGTGCCTAACTTCGCATCCGGAAATCTGAATCAAATAACAGTCAAAATGCACGATAGAGAATCTTACAATACGAAAATGCCTGCAGCCTGCTTTTTACTTTTCTTTGCCCACGGGCTTGTTTTTTCTTCCTGGGCCAGCAGGATCCCGGTGATCAAAAATGCGCTCTCAATCAGTGAAGCGGAGCTGGGAACTCTATTACTGCTGATGCCGATAGGACAGCTTTTTACTATGGTTCCTGCCGGAAAACTGATCAGCAGGTTCGGAAGCAGCCGGATTATTAAAAGCTGTTTTTTGCTGTATCCTGTTTTTCTGTTGCTGATCGGGCTTTCACCATCTTACTGGGCGCTTGCTGTGGTTCTTTTTTTCTTTGGAGTTTCCGGGAATCTGTGCAATATTGCGATGAATACGCAGGCGATTGAAATAGAATCGATCACCAAAAGAACACTTCTTTCCTCTTATCACGGTGCCTGGTGCCTCGCAGGATTGGTGGGAGCAGTTGTAGGATTATTGGCGATTAATATCCATGTAGGGACTTTTTATCATTTCGTATTCATTTTTATCCTGGTGGCAGTGCTATGGATGTACGGCAAAGGAAATTTAACCAATATCATCCATAAGGTTGAACCGCAAAGGCAATCTATTTTTAAAACAGTAACCCCTACTTTGGTAGGGCTTGGAGTGATCGGGTTTTTAAGCATGGCTATTGAAGGTGCTATGTTCGACTGGAGCGGAGTATATTTTCAGACAATTGTAAAAGCACCGGATGGACTTGTCATCCTGGGATATACAAGCTTTATCTTCATGATGACTTTAGGCAGATTTGCAGGAAACCGTGTGATTGAAAAATATGGAAAAAAGACCGTTTTGCAGGGCTGTGGTCTCCTGATGAGCTGCGGTCTTTTCCTCAGCGTTTTCTTTCCGGAATTATGGATATGCATTATTGCTTTTATGATCATTGGTCTCGGAGGGTCTCTGAGTGTTCCATCGGTTTACAGTGCCGTGGGACAGGTGAGTACAGTTGCGCCCAGCATTGCATTGTCTTTTGTATCCAGTATTTCGTTCTTAGGATTTCTGATGGGACCTCCTTTGATCGGATATATTGCTGAGGCTTTTGATCTCAGGTATTCCTATGGTCTTTTTGCGTGTTTTGGTATTCTGCTGGCAGTAATTGCCGGACAGATGGAAATATTCAGAAATAAAAAGTGATCTGTTTTCTGATCAGTTATAAATTTATTTATTTTAAAAATACAGTCCAATGTAGTATTTGCACACATCATCGGACTGTATTCGGATTTTACCGTTCTATCCGGTCTTCAATAAGGTGCAGCCAGGAAGCTTTTTCTTCATCCAAAAGAAAAACGGCTGATGATTTTCTTTTGTTGGTTGCGTCTCCGGTTACCTGAATTTCTGTATAAGTTGCCAATCCATGATGATCAGAATAGCTGATCTCTATATTTTCAACCTGAATGCTGCGCCCGGGAAATTTTCCAAATACTGTTGGTAGCCATTCAGAAAGCATATCTAAGGTAACGATATCGCTATTTCCGTTGATCATTTTAAAATCTTTTGAAAATCCTGAAACCAGATTTTGGTAAAGAGCGGTCTGATTCTCAGAGTCTCCCCGGAACCATTTTTCAATATTCTTATGGAATTCCGTTATTTCTTCGATAATTTTTTCTTTGTTGCTCATAGATTTAAATATAATTATTTTTACTTGTTGTTTGATTTTTTTGTCAATTTTCAGACACAGATATATTTTTTTAATCGAATACTGATTCCTGTTCCCATAATCTGAAAAACTCCAATCAGGGCAATGGCTGAAGCAAATGCTTCAGGAAACCCCAATGTTTTGATCATGTTGAAAAATACAGTTCCGATAATGGCTCCTCCGGTTACACTGCCTATCTGTATTCCGATACTGATCAGACCTGATGCCTGTCCCACCTGACTTCCCGATACGGTTGAAATCGCTGTCCGCATCATTACAGGCATAATGGTGCCATGACCTAATCCTGCTATGAATAATGTTATAGTTGTAATCAGAGAAGGTTTTTGCAGAATATAAAAAGCAATTGCACTTGAGATAAACCCTGTCATCAGTAATCCTAAACCTATGAAAATCATTTTATAGAGAGGTAGCTTGAGTTTAGGCATGATCAAAGGACCAATAAAAAAAGCGATTCCATAGGGAACGATAGCAAGTCCTGCCTGCATAGAATTCTGATGAAGAAATTGTTGAAGATAATAGGGATAGCAGATAAACAGACCGGATGTAAAATTGTAAAAAAAGATGATGATCAGACTTAATGCAAAAGGAAGGTTCTTCAGCAAACTGACATCGATGAGTATGGATTGTCCGTGTTTCAGCCTGTATATTTCATATTTAAGGAAAACGGCCAATAGGATTATTCCTGTAAATATAACCCCAAATATCCACCATGCCCAGTGGTATTTTTGTCCGAAAATCAAAGGACAGATCAGCATCAGTAAAGCCAGTATCAACAACAGGGAACCTGGAAGATCTATTCCTGTATTTTCCTCTCTATGGTTATTGTCCATGGTGAAATGAATACCCAAAATACAGATGAGGGTTACCGGAACATTAACAAGAAATACCATTTCCCAGGAAAAATTTCCCCAGTGCATACTGAGAAGCAACCCGCCAAGCAATTGTCCGATGACAGAAGCCAGCCCGAAAACAGCACTGAAAATACTTATTGCTTTCGGTTGTTCCCGGCTGCTGAATAAGACTTTTATAGAAGCCAATACCTGAGGGGCAAGCATAGATGCACCAACACCCTGAAACATCCGGGCAATAATCAGCCAGGTAATATCAGGAGAGAGAGCACACGCAAGAGAAGACAGCAAAAAGATATATAAACCTGATGTAAAAGCTTTTTTTCTGCCATACAAATCTCCAAGCCTCCCTCCGCAGACAACAAGCGCTGCATAAGTGAGCCCGTAAATAGCAACCACCATCTGAAGCTGATGATCGCTGGCACTGAATGTTTTTTTTATAGAGGGTAATGCCATATTGACAATGAAATAATCCAGCGGAGATAGAAATGCTCCGGCAACAAGAAACTGGAGTGCCTGCCAGCGTTTCGGATAGGTGTTCATAATTTTTTTATGCAAAATTAACCTCTTGAAGTTCTGTGAAAATTGTATTTTTGGAGGAAAAAATAGAGTGCAGAAATGAAAGGAGCAGATCTTGAAGGCATCGATGTCCGGGAAATACAATTGAAGGAAGATGAGGCTGTTTTTAAAGCAAAAGCTTTTCTTTCACTGGTATATGTTGTAAAAGGAAAGGGTAGTCTGACCTATGATGAAAGAAGAATTGATTTTACGGAAGGTAAACTTTTTATTATTCCTCAACATGAAACGTATCGTTTTGAAAGCGAAAATGCCATACTTACCACCATCCAGTGTCCAATGGAATTTATTGATAAAATTAGGATGGAAGCGGATCGTATCGAAAGCTGTGAGAACCTGTATAAGTTAAGGTATATAAGTAATAATTACCATGCGAGAGCCGGATGTGTATTCCGTAATAAGGATGATGAGAAATTTGCCGGAACTTTGATCGTGCAGATTGCCAGGGAGCTCAGAAGCAAGACGGAAGATTATCTTATTATCCGGAACTGTATTTCTATTTTACTGAATCTTATTGCCCGTAATATCATTAAAAGTGAAACTTCTGATCTGCAGGAGAACAGGAAAGCATTTTCCATCATGAAGATCATTACTTATATTCAACAGCATGTAAAGGATAGGGAAAAAACAGGTATTCCAGCTATTTCCGGTCATTTTGGAATTTCCGGAAACTATTTTGGTGAGTATTTTAAACAGCAGACCGGAGTTTCTTATCAGGATTATTTACTGGACTATAGGCTTAAACTTGCTGAAACCTATTTAAAATACAGCAGTGTACGGTTGAGTGAGATTGCTTATGAACTTCAGTTCAGTGATGAAAGTCACCTCTCCAGATTATTTAAAAAATACAGAGGAGTTACGCCTGGTGAATACAGGAAAAAGTTCAGGTGAAGAGAATAGAAAATAGCTTTCTAATGCTTAAAAATGAAACAATAATTCAATTGTTTTTAATTTTATATTATTGATTATTATAGTGTTATGATTTTATTATTAAATTAATACAGCTAATTATATAGTTAACTATATAGTTAGCTGTATTTTTTTTTATATTTACAGCAAATATTGAACTATGGATTTTGACTTTATTAAAGAGCTTGGTTATAAAGCACTGGATAGCAGGCTTAAAAGGATCAGTGGCCGGATGTCTCATGATGTCAGGAAGTTTTATAAAGAATTCGGAATAGATGTAGAACCCAACTGGTATCTTGTACTGATGCTGTTGCAGAAGAAAGGAGAGATCTCTATCACGGATATTGCGGAGCCTTTGGGGTATTCCCATCCTTCCGTAGTAGTGATTGTCAAAAAGATGACAGACAAAGGCTATCTGCTTATCAAAAAAGACCGTACGGACAAACGCAAGCAGATCATTTCACTTTCCCCGAAAGCCATAGAGATGCTTCCTCAGCTGGAAAAAATCTGGGACAGCTGTGAAAAGGCAATTCTCCAGCTGTTATCTGAAGATCTTGCGATTCTGTCTTATCTGGACAGTATAGATCAGGAGCTTAAGAGTGAATCATTTTACAACAGATTCAGACAACAATACTTAAAATCAATACATTCATGAAAACATTTATTCTTATTGCTGCATTCCTTTTGGGTAATCTGATGGTTTCCGCTACAGAAACAAAAGTGATGATCAGAGCAAAGGCAAGGGACGCTAAATTTATAGGGACTTCACTGGGAGGGGCTCATATTATTGTAAGAAACAAACTAAACGGGAAAATTCTGGCAGAAGGTAATACAACCGGAAGCACAGGCAATACCGATCTGATCATGAAAACACCTAAAATCAGAGGTAATTCAATTGCAGACGAACAAACCGGAGGTTTTATCGCCAATATTGACATAGATGAACCCACATTTGTTACCGTAGAAGTTATTTCACCCCTGAACAGCAGGCAGGCACAAGCCACAGTAACTACAGAACTATGGCTGATTCCCGGAAAAGACATCCTGGGAGAAGGACTTATTCTGGAAATTCCGGGATATATTATTGATATTCTGAAACCAAGAACCCATCAGTATATTGCTCTGAACACCATCAAAGACAAACCGTTCCTGTTTCAGGCCAATATTGTTATGATGTGTGGCTGTGTAATTGATAAAGGTGGGGTATGGAACTCCGATGAAATAGAAGTAAAAGGAATCCTTAAAAAAGATGGCAAAGTCATTAAAAATGTTGATATGTCTCTGGTTTCTACGAACCTTTTTGAAGGGAACCATCTCATCAATACACCGGGAAATTATGAGCTGATATTGTACGCTTACGATAAGAAAACAGGAAATACAGGAGTAGATAAGGTAAACTATGTAGTTTTTGAATAATTGTTGTAGCTGACAGACAGCCGGGAGCTTGAAGAAGGAAGTTATTAAGGGGATCAGATTTTTGGAACAACAATCAATACAATTAAAAAATAAAACCCTGCCTCCTTCCAGCTCCCTGCCTTTTTGATATTTTATTTCTGGCTTACAATAGCCAATTCTGCAAGAAAATCCTCAGGTTCAGTATTTGGATAAAATTGCCTCCATAAAAAAACAAAAAACATCCTGATTGATCTGCTGGTCTGATCCCCGTTTCAGTGTTCGTAGCCGTTTGACAGCTTTTTATACCTGAAAATTAGCGTACTTTGGGCATTTTAAATAATTTTATAAATGTCTGGAATCTTTTTCAGGTTTTGTAATGATCTGAAGATAATATTTTTATAATCTCAAAAATCGTAGAATTACTACAATTTTTCAAAAAAAGCCTATTTCATTTTGCCGTGATTTTTTATGGTGATATATTAGCCCTATCAAGTCATAAAATATAGGAATGAATAGCATAATAAACCATTGAGAATAATCATATTAAGCATAAAAAAGCATTAGCCGATTTGCCTGATATGAATGTATACAAACAGCTCTGTACCGACAAATAATACATGGGAGCCGGTAAGTAATTTGTCTGAACTGTTTTGAATGAACGGCCGTATCTCTCTGGTATTTTTCCAGAAAAAATATAAACACACCAGCAAAAAAATTATACCATGTTTAAGGAACCCAATGAGAATCTTTCCAAAAAGAAAATAAATACAAATTCTGCCCATACATCAGACACTACAGCAAAGTTCATGGGCAAGACCATGCATACCAATAATCCTACTGTTTCTGAAGATAAAGTGTGGTCAAAACAACCTACTTCCAAAATATTTAACGCCCAGGGAATTCCCGACAATGCCGTTGCAGGAATCAACAGGGTAGTGAAGCTGGAAATCTTCGTAGAAGGTAAAGCTATTAAATTTTTCAAACATTTTAAACTTAAGCAAAGTGCGGTAAAGCATCATGAATTTGATCTTATTCTTGCCCATGATACCTTAGGAAGTGCTGAAAATCATAATCTTGAAGAGGCACAAAGCTTCTTAGGAAAAAGAATTACCGTTATTTTCAGGTATAAAGATGTTGAAAGAGGTCCTGAACGAAACTTTGTAGGGGTTATTACCGAGGTGGGCTTCAGTCAGGAAAAAGGAAGTCTGGGGAATATTGTGCTGACAGGTTTCAGCCCGACGATTCTTTTGGATGCGGCCCCGCATATTCAGAGTTTTGGTGGAAGCCAGCCGATCAGTCTGAACAGTATTGCCAGTGAGGTGATCAAGGAAGGGCTGGGACAGGAAAAATTTGATTTCAGGGTAGATGCCCGCTATGGAAATGTACCTTACAGTTCTCAATACGAAGAGACCCATTATAATTACCTGGCAAGAATTGCCGAATCTTATGGTGAACAGTTTTTCTACGATGGGGAAATTCTTCACTTCGGACAGCTTCCGCCACAGGAAAAACCGGTAAAACTTGTTTACGGAAGTAACCTGAGCGATGTGAAGATCAAAATGAAGGCACAGCACGTTAATCCTACATTTTACGGCTACAACAGCAGTCAGCACGAAAAGCTGACTACCGGAGCGTCCAAAGTAAGCCATACTTCAGACATTGCAAGAAGAGCCTATGAAATCTCAGAAAATACTTTTAAAACACCATCATTAAGAATTGCACCTATCAATGCTTCTACCTTCATGGATGTTGATTCATCCCAGAAAGGAACTACAGGAAGCAAGGCTGCTGAGGTTTTCATTACCTCAGGGTTTATGACTGTTCCGTTTTTATACCCGGGATGTATTGTAGATCTTGAAATGCGTAAAACCGATACTAATGATACTTCCTATTTTACCAAGCTGATGCTGACGGAAGTAACCCATGAAGTGGATGCCCGAGGATATTATAACGGATATTTTGAATCTATTGCTGCAGACACAGGTTTTCTTCCACGTCCGGATTTCCATGTGCCTAAAGCTGAGCCTCAGATCGCAACCGTTATCTCGAACACAGATCCATTGAACCAGGGACGTATACAGGTACAGTTTGACTGGCAAAAAAGCAATACCACCCAATTTATCAGGATGATGAGCCCGGATGCCGGAGGTACAGATCAGATCACCCAAAACAGAGGATATGTTGCGGTTCCTGAAGTAGGAGATCAGGTAATGGTTGGTTTTGAATATCATCATCCGGATTTTCCTTTTGCGATGGGAGGAATGTTCCATGGTCAGGTGGGATTAGGCGGCGGAGTAAACAACCATATCAAATCTATTCAGACCCGGAGCGGCAACAAAGTGATTTTTAACGATGCGGAAGGCAGTATTTTTATTGAAGACCCAAGCGGAAATACTTATTTAATGGATGGGAAAGGCAATATTACCGTTACTGCTCCTAAAAATATGACCTTCAACGTTGGCGAGAATCTTACAGTGAATGTGGGCCAGAATATGAATACTACGGTAGGCGCTGACCAGAGTAACATCGTGGGAATGAATAAAACAGAAAGTATTACCATGAACAGTTCACAAAGTATCGGTGCCATGAAGATAACTTCTGTAGTGGGAGATGCCAGTATGATGATTGCCGGGAAACTGACGGAAGTAATTGAAGGTGATGTACAGAGTGAAGTGAAAAAAGAAAGAAAAGAATATGCAGGGGAAGTTGAAAACTCTTCAAGCAATGGAACTATTCATCAAAATGCGAAAGTTGAAGTAAAAAATAATAGCGGGGAGAAAAGTAATAACTTTTAAACGATTGGTATATGAGTAGGACACGTATTGTAAAAGGTAAACTTACCAAAGTAACTCATGAAGATCATTTTATATTTTCAAGAGGCTCCATTGTGAATAATGGCGCTACAAAAGTTATTCAAAAGGGAGATGAAAAAGGGGTTGTCTATGGTACACCTGACTTTCCTGATTTGGTATATGAACCGACTGAATATAAATTGAAAAGCCCGCTGGCCCATGAGCAATTGAAAAATACGGCAAAAGAGCTGTCCGAAATGACTTTCATACTTCTTATGCTGCAGATTTTTGGCGAGGAGATTGAAGTGGAAGCTATAGGAAAGCTTTATAAAGATTTATGTGATGATAAGCTGGAACCTCCTGAGATTATCGTCACAAAAGATCCTATTAAAAATTATAAAGCCAATTATACCAATAAACGGAAAAAAATATTGGTAAGTAAAGGATTTGTAGAAGAGGCAGTTAAAGACAATGAAGTAAAGGCACAATTAATGGTTGCATTACTGGAAGAGTATGGTCATCATATAGATAATCTTTTGCGTACCGATTATGCTACCAATGGAAAGGAAGATAAAGACAGAATAGATGAGGGAGCCAAATTTGCCTACTATTTTTTAACAGTTGATCTTGCCAAGACCCCCCAACTGGAATTTGCTGAGGCCGAGATACCAGAATACAAGGGTAAACTTATTTTAGATCTTGAAAAAGAAAGTCAGGATCTCTCTCAGTATGCCAATCAGGATCAATGGTACGACGATGATCCCAATGAGGATGATATTGAAAATTTTGGTTTTGGTTTTGCCCACGGCACCCATGGTGGAATTGAGATGGATGCATT
It encodes the following:
- a CDS encoding MFS transporter; translated protein: MHDRESYNTKMPAACFLLFFAHGLVFSSWASRIPVIKNALSISEAELGTLLLLMPIGQLFTMVPAGKLISRFGSSRIIKSCFLLYPVFLLLIGLSPSYWALAVVLFFFGVSGNLCNIAMNTQAIEIESITKRTLLSSYHGAWCLAGLVGAVVGLLAINIHVGTFYHFVFIFILVAVLWMYGKGNLTNIIHKVEPQRQSIFKTVTPTLVGLGVIGFLSMAIEGAMFDWSGVYFQTIVKAPDGLVILGYTSFIFMMTLGRFAGNRVIEKYGKKTVLQGCGLLMSCGLFLSVFFPELWICIIAFMIIGLGGSLSVPSVYSAVGQVSTVAPSIALSFVSSISFLGFLMGPPLIGYIAEAFDLRYSYGLFACFGILLAVIAGQMEIFRNKK
- a CDS encoding MFS transporter; translated protein: MNTYPKRWQALQFLVAGAFLSPLDYFIVNMALPSIKKTFSASDHQLQMVVAIYGLTYAALVVCGGRLGDLYGRKKAFTSGLYIFLLSSLACALSPDITWLIIARMFQGVGASMLAPQVLASIKVLFSSREQPKAISIFSAVFGLASVIGQLLGGLLLSMHWGNFSWEMVFLVNVPVTLICILGIHFTMDNNHREENTGIDLPGSLLLILALLMLICPLIFGQKYHWAWWIFGVIFTGIILLAVFLKYEIYRLKHGQSILIDVSLLKNLPFALSLIIIFFYNFTSGLFICYPYYLQQFLHQNSMQAGLAIVPYGIAFFIGPLIMPKLKLPLYKMIFIGLGLLMTGFISSAIAFYILQKPSLITTITLFIAGLGHGTIMPVMMRTAISTVSGSQVGQASGLISIGIQIGSVTGGAIIGTVFFNMIKTLGFPEAFASAIALIGVFQIMGTGISIRLKKYICV
- a CDS encoding AraC family transcriptional regulator, whose translation is MKGADLEGIDVREIQLKEDEAVFKAKAFLSLVYVVKGKGSLTYDERRIDFTEGKLFIIPQHETYRFESENAILTTIQCPMEFIDKIRMEADRIESCENLYKLRYISNNYHARAGCVFRNKDDEKFAGTLIVQIARELRSKTEDYLIIRNCISILLNLIARNIIKSETSDLQENRKAFSIMKIITYIQQHVKDREKTGIPAISGHFGISGNYFGEYFKQQTGVSYQDYLLDYRLKLAETYLKYSSVRLSEIAYELQFSDESHLSRLFKKYRGVTPGEYRKKFR
- a CDS encoding MarR family winged helix-turn-helix transcriptional regulator, whose translation is MDFDFIKELGYKALDSRLKRISGRMSHDVRKFYKEFGIDVEPNWYLVLMLLQKKGEISITDIAEPLGYSHPSVVVIVKKMTDKGYLLIKKDRTDKRKQIISLSPKAIEMLPQLEKIWDSCEKAILQLLSEDLAILSYLDSIDQELKSESFYNRFRQQYLKSIHS
- a CDS encoding type VI secretion system Vgr family protein is translated as MFKEPNENLSKKKINTNSAHTSDTTAKFMGKTMHTNNPTVSEDKVWSKQPTSKIFNAQGIPDNAVAGINRVVKLEIFVEGKAIKFFKHFKLKQSAVKHHEFDLILAHDTLGSAENHNLEEAQSFLGKRITVIFRYKDVERGPERNFVGVITEVGFSQEKGSLGNIVLTGFSPTILLDAAPHIQSFGGSQPISLNSIASEVIKEGLGQEKFDFRVDARYGNVPYSSQYEETHYNYLARIAESYGEQFFYDGEILHFGQLPPQEKPVKLVYGSNLSDVKIKMKAQHVNPTFYGYNSSQHEKLTTGASKVSHTSDIARRAYEISENTFKTPSLRIAPINASTFMDVDSSQKGTTGSKAAEVFITSGFMTVPFLYPGCIVDLEMRKTDTNDTSYFTKLMLTEVTHEVDARGYYNGYFESIAADTGFLPRPDFHVPKAEPQIATVISNTDPLNQGRIQVQFDWQKSNTTQFIRMMSPDAGGTDQITQNRGYVAVPEVGDQVMVGFEYHHPDFPFAMGGMFHGQVGLGGGVNNHIKSIQTRSGNKVIFNDAEGSIFIEDPSGNTYLMDGKGNITVTAPKNMTFNVGENLTVNVGQNMNTTVGADQSNIVGMNKTESITMNSSQSIGAMKITSVVGDASMMIAGKLTEVIEGDVQSEVKKERKEYAGEVENSSSNGTIHQNAKVEVKNNSGEKSNNF